The Dasypus novemcinctus isolate mDasNov1 chromosome 13, mDasNov1.1.hap2, whole genome shotgun sequence genome segment CTAAAGGATGAAATCCAAAGGCCAATGGTTAGCATTCAAGGACCTCCAGAGGCTGGTCCTGACTCACCCTTTCACACTAATTGTGCTGGTCTTCTCCATGGACACTAATTTCTAACCAAATTATTTATTGCCCCTGCATATACTCCATGAATTTCTACTGCTGTTACTGTTCCTTGAAATGCCACACAACCTCCCTCCCCTGACTATCCTGGCCTTTTCCCAGACCAGAGCTGCCCCACCTTTGCACAACGTTTGGTTGGGGCTCCACTTTAGGGCAAGGAGAATTTCAAACATGGGGTCCCTGTCCAGTGCACGCTGCCCACCTGACTCCCTCACTGTCATGTTTGTGGTGTGAATGAATGGTTAGAAACATCACCAGTGTGGCGTGGCTGCCCTATCGGAGCGCCACGCCCCCAAGAGAAGAGacgcccccttccctccctccaagACTGAAACCTGAAGGCAGGGACAGCCTCCCCCCTTGGACAGGGGCTCCTCGAAGGCGAAGGATTGTTGTGTGTCTGCCCCACACCCCAACTCGGACAGGGGCTCCGGGCCGCAGAGGCTCTCCTACCCAGCATGGACATCCCCTAGGCAAAGGACCTAACCTCCTTCTGGACCACAGGAGGTGCCCAGAACCACACATTGCCCAATATCCAGAAAAGTTTTTGAACTTCCTTTATTCTCTTTCCACACAGCTGTCCTTTCCACAGACacatatgtgtgtgcacacacttAGATACACACACAGCCAAGGTTGCCATTCAGCTGCCCAAAGCCAGGACACACCTCCCTCTAATAGAGGCTGTGCTGGGCGCAGTGGTAGGCACAGAGCTGCCGGTGGTACTGCAGGTGGTAGTCCTTCAACAGCTTGCCCAGGATGTAGAGAAACTCGTCAAAGCAGATCTGGTTGTCCTTGTTCTTGTCCGCTGCCCGGAACAACTCCGTGATATAGTATGGTTCTTTCCGACCCTGAGGAATGGGGCAAAGGGTCACCCACTGCCCAAGCCCAGACCAAACTTCCAGGGCTCTCTGCCACCTGCTGTGAGGGGAGGATTTAGGATGGGGGCAGAAAACAACTCCACACTTAAAGAGGGACCAGGATACGTGCTGCAAACTAGGCTGAAGAGACAGAGGTGTGGTGGATGCCTCGGCAACTGGCCCTGTGGCTGCGTGGCTGCAGACAGAGAAGGCAAGCTGGGCACAGTTTACTGGTTAACTGTCAACAGTTCCTGTGCGGTGCTGAGCAGCCCGGCAACTCCAAAAGACACTTCGCATCCACATGGGTCCTAGTTCAAGCCTTTCTTCCCAGGTAACTGCAAGCTCCCCTGGAGGCCCTGAAGGCCGGGGCTGGGTCCTCCTCCTTCACACTGGGAGCTCCCCGAGGAGCTTGCCCTATCTCTGTGTGCCAGGCTGTCAGGGTTGACAGCAGGTAGTGTCCGTTTGCATGCTAAGGCATCCACCTGGGACTTGCCCATGACGGCTTGCACACTCTGCCTGGGGCAGTGCCACATCCATGTGTCCTGGGGAATGTCCCCAAGGAGATGGCCATGATCTGGCTCTGAGGGTGAGGACTGGGGCTGGTATAGGAAAGAGGCATTGAGGTGGAAGGGACTGCACGAAGAAGGCCAGGGATCAGAGCTCAGGGGGGAAACGGGCCAGGCTGAGATGAGGCGGGCACTGGGGAGCCCTGGACAGTGACAGGTGAATTGGCTGGTGGGTGTCGTGAGTGCGGTGTGCATCCGGGGTAAGGCAGTTGCTGCAACTGGAAGCAGCTGTGGGCCAGGATGTGTACCTCTTTCCTGCGGGCAGACCCAccttttctcccctcccaccaccacctACTGCTCATTTAAACTGACCTcctccagagaagagctgggggCTTCCCACCTTGGACAGGCTCTCCCCAGCTTTCCTCACCTCTGCCCACCTTCCCAGGCGTGCTGTCTGTCTTCCCTGGGCCGTGTGTCTGTCCCCAAGGCCCTGTGCCCAGGTGGTATTGAGTCCCACAGTGGCAGGGCCCAGGCAGCCCCCTAGGACACAGGACAGGCTATTCAGCCCTGGAAGCAGGGGACAAAGCACAATTACCCCAACCTAACCCCTCCTCTCTCTACAAGCCTCCGAGTTAACACTCAGTTAACTGAGGCCAAGTGTCCTCTGGTGTTTCCCAAAATCAGGCAGGGAGAGATGGGAAGTGACCAAAGAAGGCCCTTCTCCTAGAATGTAAGGACCTTAGAGTCAGAGGGGTGGATCCAGTGTCCTCTGGAGAAGATACAGTCCAGAAAGCCCCAGGGCatggggcagagggcagagggcggGGTCCCACAGCCACCCCTCCTGCCAGCCTGGCAGGTCCCAAAAAGCCGGTAATCACAGGGCTGGGCTTGGGGACAGAGAAGCCATGCAGGGCTGAGAGGGGCATCTGGGCCTGGGATCCAGGGCTGGTCTGAGACGCTCTATCAACCCTGGAGATGGGAGGCTGGAGAGGAAAGTCAACCCCACCCACACCCTCCTCCCACCTGGCCAAGGGGGGCAACGTGGCTAAACTTCTCTGCCCACAGGCGGAGGGGCAGAAGGGGCAGCCTTGTGCGAGGCCCCAGGAGTGGAAGCTGGAGCCCAAGGGCTCGGCAAGGCAGGTGCAGAATTTACTGACCGAATGGTCCTCAGGAAGGTATAGAATGGGCAGAAGAATAAACAGGCTTGGGTTAGAACTGATCTTCAGGGATTAGTGTGCTGGGACTGGAATAGGGCCAGGCAGAGAGTTTCAGAAGAGGGAAAGACTAGAAATAAAGATGAGCCAAGCTCCACACTTTCCTCTGGCTGCAGATCCTGCCTTCCCTCACTCTCTCCCTCCTATCGCTccctaagttggaaattctcatGGGAGACAGTTCCCTGTACCTAACATCACTCACTTCCAACCCTATACCTGTCTCCCAGTCCCCTCTTCATCCCCCTGCCTGACTCCAGACCCCACACACCAAGCTCTCCATGAAGCGGGGCACGTTGTCCATGAGCAGGGCCCTCAACGCCTCCACGGTCAGGGTCTCCACGTCTCCTTCCCGGGCCGCATACTGGTGGTAGCAGTGGATGATTTGGAAGAGAGACTCCTCCACTGGTGTGTCTGTCATGGTGGCTGGTGTCAGGATGTGGGAGTGGAGCAGCTGTGGACAGTGGAGAATCTGGGAGAAGAGAGCAGAACCTTGTCTGGAGTAGCCCACAGATGGATGGACACCTCCTCCAAGAATCTTCTACTCACATTCCTGCACCTTGTCTCTAGTCCCCTGCCTGTACTCTACCTGGCTTCCTGTAAACTTGGCTCAAAGTCCCTGTCCTGCATGAAGCTTTCCTGCTAAATCTCAGACAGGGCTCTGCCTCTTCACTCAGATCGGGTCTTCCTGAGAGCAGGactgtgtcttcctcccctctAGCCCTTCCCATAGGAGTAATCTGAAGTCAAGAATGAGAAGAAACTAAGGGCTCTTTGAAGCCACACAACATTGATGTTTTCCAATGAAACATTTGTAAACCCCTGGAGATGACAGGATCTCTACTCccatataccattttatattacaGATGGAATATGAAAATAATTACACTATGCCATAACTCCAGCCCTGGAATTGTTACggtcattttctttctcattgaGTGCACAGATAACAAATGGATTCCTGTCTCAGCTGCTACCACTGTCTTGCTGCGTGACCCTCTCGGGCCTTGGTTTCAACATCTACCAACATTTACACAGTTAGTGTGGTCCCCTCAGCCCACGGGTTCCATGGTTCCCCAGGACCTCTGTGTGCTGGGCTGCCCAGCAGCTGAAATACTAGGGCTGGCAGAGGCACCACAGCCTCTCCTGGTCATCCCCAACACCCCTCCCAGCACTCTGCACATTTCAGCTTCCCCTGTAATATGGGGTTAAGGCCCCAATGCCTGTGACCTCCCATTTCTCACTTCCAACGGACATCTCTGTTTTCAGAAGGCAAGATCATCCTGTCCAGGTACTAAGCTTCCCTGGATTCTGTGCAGATGAGAATCACAATGACTGGATCTTCTACCAGTTATGGAGCcagccaggcactgggctaagtgCTTTATGTGCAATATCCCATTTAATGTCCACAATGACCATATCAGGTAGGCGTCATTATCCATTCCCATTTTCCTGAGGAGGAAAATGAAATCTAGTGAGGTTAAGTAAATTTCTCAGCATCTCACAGCTGATCTACCTGGATTCAAATCAAAGTCTTTGGGAATGACCCCAAAAACAAGCTTTTAACTCGGAGCCCTAAGCTCCTTTGGGGTCACACCTGGGCTGTTGGGACACACATATACACTGCATACATTCTCCAAAGTGGCTAAACTGCCCATCTCTGCTTCCTTGAACCCGCGCACCCAACACAGCCCCACTCTAGCCCCCAAGACTCTCTTGGGGGAGCACTTACCTGATGCTATTGGGGCAAGTGTCCTCTGAATCCACGGTTGGGGcctatggtttatcctggagagtTCCCAGGACTCAGACAGAAGGCAGCTGTGTGAATAGGGGCTCCACCACTGAACCCCACATCCTGCCCCTCCTCAGTGCCTCCAATTACGGGAGCCAAGGTGGTGACTCTTTGTAGGTCTTTCAGCAGCCGACTGAGACTTAATTGCATTCCTGAGGTGACTTCACATGACACTTGCTTCCTAGGATTAGCTCAGCCAGTTTCAGTGACCCTCCTTCCCTCAAATCCTGATGTGAAGCATCTAAGAATCACAAAAGGTCATATTAGCCATCTTTCTGCCTCAGAGCACATCCTCCAAGCTCCAGAGCTTAGCTGGAGTCAGACATACAACTTAGATACATCTTTCTTAGTGGTCTTCCCTCAATTGTTGATACTCCCAAATCCACAGTTAGGAAACACATTCAtgcattcactcaacaaatattccCCAAGTACCTACACTGTGCCAGGTCCTCTTCTAGGTAATTGGAGTGAGACTCAGGGCCAGctcaaggggtgaggctaggtaGAGAGGCCAGAGAGGCATCCACCATCACAAGGCACTGTGAACACTACCAGCTTAGTGGCACAAACAGGGTACTCAGGGAGCCCAGGAAGGAACACCTTCTGTCTGGAGAATAGAGAAAGACTTCTGTTAGGAAGTGACATTTAAGTTGAGGCTTGAAGAAAGGCTTTGAGTTGCAAGGAGGAGAATGGAGGACTGAGCACTCCAGACAGAAGAAACAGCACAGGCAAAGGTGAGGGGCACGGAAGAGGATGGGTGCTCAGAAGATGAAATCCAAAGCGGCATCATGATTATTTGTCAAAAAACATATTGGAGAAGAAGGATAGAGACAAACAGCAAAGAGCTCTGAGTGGCAAGCTAGAGATGTGACTTTGTGCATGGAGAGAAGTTAATAGAGGACTCTAAAGGGGGTTGGGTGGTGGGTGAAAGGGCAGAAGGAAATATGGTAGGACCAAGTTTGTTTACTAAGAAATAACCAACTGCAATGTGGAAGTGGCCCTACTCTAAGAGGAGCGAGATGTTTGGCCTGGCCTCCATACAGGTGCCACCTGGACCCTTGAGTGACAGGTGAGCTCTCTTCTTTCATCTCATCTCCAATAAGCCTTTTCTCAGTCAATCCCCTTTCCCTCATCTCACCTCATCTCCTGCATCTCCCACAAGGGAGTGTGAAAGGGCAGGTCATTGAGCTCAAGAATAAATGGTCTTACCGTGCTGGAAAACTTGAGAAAAAATAGGGAGATACTTAAGGCAAAACCTTTTCCAGTTTACCCAGTAAGCCTTCACCTACCAAACATAATGATTTCCCCAACAAGCAAGTGGTTCATCAATACACCTTTaggtcccttatattttttatgtgacatttgtataatctaaataccttttttaaaaaaatacaccttTAGGTTTCTAAACTAAAAACATGTCTCaaattattaaaaaggaaaacaatttaaCAATGGCAAGTAAAGTCACAGAAACTttgattcaatatctttaattCTGCCATCATTTCCCTGGAAATTTATCCCAAGAAAGTAATGAAACAGATGCCAAagtaataatcaagaaaatattcagggacttctgggaagatggaggattaaaaaggcagagggatcatttctgtcccagaaaaaatagctagtGAATAGGTGGAGACTGTCTGGAAGGATGCTCTGAGGCTCAGGATACCAGAGGAAGGTGAAATACCACCTagaagagaggggcaaaggaaaggcaTCTCAGCTGGCTGAAGAAGCCCAAAAGTAGAGATGCAAAGGCAGCAGCAGGCACACTTCCCCATCTATGGAGCAAGTCTGGGGACTTCAGCAGCTATGGACTTCAGTGGCTGTGGACTGAGGGGGTTGCAGggctcctcttccccaagaaagggaagagggaggatcagagtctacagcaaattcagattttggccaagGAACTTgatctgctgcattggagggttCACAGACTTCCAAGCTGGGAGGGGCAGTGGGGGGGGCAATATTGTTTGACATGAGAGCTAGCAGGGagttaaagataatttgccttctcaagcACCTTCCCTACTGCCCCAGGAGGGAAGGTGTGACTGGCCAAGagtggagaacagcctctgaggaAGTTTGTTGTGAGGCTTGGCTAGTCCTGAAGACATTGCTTCTGCACCACCTACCTGCATGAGGAATTATACTGAATGCATTCCTCCCTAGCCCCTGGGGTCTGATCTGAGAGGTctaccaaagagcaccatcttctgcacaaaaaaaagtgcaagaaaaaggaaaaatattaataaataaataaaagaggcaagcagATGCCTTTTACTGCTACCCTCTTCAAGGCTCTTGGACGATGGCCTGCACCTCATTACTGAGTCCTTAGCTCTGGTATGAGCAGTTTAACAGGGGCAATCTTGAATATCTATAACAAGTTGAATAAAGAGTCAAAGAAAAATGGTAGCACACAGCTATtaaacagtaaatccctaggcaagagagcaaaactgaacatcagagtaaattcagcatcagaattagatgcctagacatcaggaaaaaattaaaagccatacaaagaaaaggaagatatgactcaggcaaaggaaccaATCAAAGTTCCAGATGGGATACAGTATTTGAAAGAGCTAATGAATGAGggtcatacaaatctcctaaatcaaatcatggactTGAAGAACAAcaggactaaataaataaaagacattgagaagatactggatgagcacaaagaaaaacacaaaatcttGGATATAAAAATgacagagcttatggaaatgaaaaacaataaatgagattaaaaatacaatagaagggaagcagatttggctcaactgatagggtatctgcctaccatatgggaggtccagggttcaaacccagggcctcttggcccatgtggtgagctggcccatgcgcagtgctgatgcatgcaaggagtgccatgccacacaggggtgtcccccgcataggggagcctcacatgcaaggagtgcaccccacaaggagagccaccccgcaggaaaaaagcacagcctgcccaggagtggcaccgcacacagagagagctgacacagcaagatgatgcaacaaaaaagagacacagatttccagtgctgctgacaagaatgaaagtggacacagaagaacacacagagtgagtggacacagagagcagacaatggggtggggtggggggggcagagaaataaataaaaaataaatcttaaaaaaaaaaaactttccttgccaaaaaaaaatacaatagaggcacacaacaacagatttgaaatcatggaacaAAGTATCAGCaatgtagaggaaagaacaactgaaaatgaagaaaaagaacagagagagaaaagaatagaaaaaaatgagcaggggcttAGGGGTTGCTGATAACACAAAGCACACCAACATACACGTTATGAGAATTCCAGAaggaaacaagaaggaaaaaggggaagaaagagtgtTTGAGGAATTAACggccaaaatttcccaactctcatgaaagacatgaatatatgtgtctaggaagcacagtaacaccaaatagaataaatccaaatagacctaccccaagacatataataTGCAGAATACCAAACacctaagaaaaagagaaaattctgaatgcagcaaaaaaaaaaaaaaaaaaaaaaaaaaaaaaaccatcacatacaagagatgtccaataagacttggtgtggatttctcttcagaaacgtTGGAGTCAAGAAGGCATTGATATAATATAATTACAttactgaaagagagaaactgccagtcaatgcttctttatcaggcaaaactatccttcaaatataacgGTAAGCTTAAAATACTTGCAGATaaccagaaactaagagaattcataaacaagaatccagctctgcaagAACCTTTACAAGGAGTTCtgcagacagaaaagaaaaggcaagagagagatgCTTGAAGGACAGTGTATAAGTGAAGATGATCAgaaaagggtaaccaaaaaggttaaaagatggacaaaaataagatatgacatatgaaagccaaaggataaaatggctgaaaaaactctgcctttaaagtaataacattgaatgctaatgggttaaactcaacaatcaaaagacataggctgatggaatggataagaaaccatgacccatccatatgctgtctgctcAAGACTTATCTTAGActcaaggatgcaaatagactgaaagtgaaaggcttgaaaaagatatttcaagcaaatagtaaccaaaagagatcaGGGGTTGCTATACTGGTGttggataaaacagactttaaatgcaaaagagtgataagagatgcagaaggccattatatattaataaaagggaaaatcctccaggaaagagaaatagtcataaatatctatgcacctaaccaaggtgccccaaagtacatgagacaaactctggcaaaactgaaaggagatagacttcccacaataatagttggagacttcaacacaccacttacatgaatagatagaacaactagatagaagatcaacaagaaaacagagaacttaaacaatatgataaatgagctagacctgacagacatacagaacattgcaccccatattagcaggttatacattcttctcaagtgctcgtggatgtttctccaggatagaccacacaaTGGACCACAATGCAGCTCtccaataaatttaagaagaatgaaattattcaaagcatcttctctgatcataatggaatgaagccggAAATgaataataggtgggaaagggaaaattttgcaaatatttggagattatacaacacattcctaaacaatcattgggtcaaagaagaaattgcaagagaaattagtagataactcaagaaaactaaaaatgagcacacaacatatcaaaatttatgggatatagTGAAGACAGTGCTgtaagggaaatttatagccctaaatgcttatatttaaaaagaagaagaaagagctaaaatcaaagaactaactggacaattggaaagaaagtagaaaaagaaaagcaatggatgtgtcatgatgatgggagtcaGTGtttctgtggggggagtggggggtgggagcggtggggttgaatgggacctctaattttttgaatgtaatattttttaaaaaaaataataaaaaaaagaaaagcaaatcaatcccaaaacaagcagaaagaaaaaacaaaaattagagaagaaataagtgaatttgagaacaaacaaacaataaagaaaatcaacaaaaccaaaagcttgttctttgtgAAAATCagtaaaatggacaaatccttagcaagacatcaaagaaaaaaagagtgaagatgcaaataaaatcaggaatgaaagaggggacattgcgactgatctcacagaaataaaaaggatcataagaggatattatgagaaactatatgacaacaaattagacaacctagatgaaaagaacaaattcctagaaatgcacaaacaacatccattgactctacaagaaatacaggaactcggTACACCAATagcaagcaaagagattgaatcagtcatcaaaaatctttcaaaaaagaacatttcaggaccagatggcatcagaggtgaattctaccaaacattttgagaagagtTAATGCCAATCTTGTTTtaattcttcaaaaaattttgaaaaggagggaaaactatccaacacattttatgaagctaacatcactctaataccaaagccaaataaagatactataagaaaagaaaattacaaacctatttctctagtgaacatagatgcaaaaatttttaacAGAATGCTTGGAAatagaatccagcagcatataaaaataattacacaTCACAATCAAATGtcttttattcctggtatgcaagagtggttcaatataaaaaaatcaattaatgtaatacaccacattaatgaatcaaaggagaaaaaccacatgatcatttcaattgatgcagaaagggcatttgacaaaatctagcatcctttcttgatataaacatttctaaacataggtatagaaggaaagttcctcaacataataaagggcatatatgaaaatcccacaggcAACATACTcgatggggagaaaaataaagcctttccctctaaagtcaggaacaagacaaagatgcccactgtcaccattgttattcaacatggtgctagaagttctagctagaacaattaggcaagaaaataaataaataaaaggcatccaaattggaaaagaggaagtaaaactctcactatttgtagatgacatgttcttatatatagaaaatcctgagatctacaacaaagctgctggagctaataaatgagttcagcaaagaggCAGGATCAATCCACAAAACTCAGTAgcgtttctgtacactagtactgagcaaactgaggaggaaatcaagaaaaaaaaatccatttacaatagcaacaaaaagactcaaatatctaggtaGTAATTTAACTAGGAATGTAAAGATTCTGTATTCAGAAAGTTACAAAACagagctaaaagaaatcaaagaagacctaaacaaatggaaggacatccatgttcatggattagaagtctaaacattgtgaagatgtcaattctacccaaattgatttatagattcaatcaaaattccaacagcatactttacagaaatagaaaagtcacatattaaatttatttggaagagaaaggggtcctgaatatccaaaaacatcgttaaaaaaagaagaacgaagccAGAGGACTCATGCTCCCTGACCTTGATGTGTATTATAAAGCTAGAGTGGTCAAAGCAGCATTATAGACACaatgatcaatggaattgaatcaagagttcagaaatagaccctcacctctatggtcaactgattttcaataagTTTATCGTGTTCACTTTTTTGGGACAGAACAGACTCCTCAATAAATAGTtctgagagaat includes the following:
- the LOC101445418 gene encoding protein S100-A15A, with translation MTDTPVEESLFQIIHCYHQYAAREGDVETLTVEALRALLMDNVPRFMESLGRKEPYYITELFRAADKNKDNQICFDEFLYILGKLLKDYHLQYHRQLCAYHCAQHSLY